TAACCGAGAAAAAATTAGTTTATCCTTCTTATAGAAAGAATATAAAAAAAGTGTTATAAATAAAAAATGATTACACGGATTACTAATTGAGGGGGAATAAAAATGCTAAGAAGAATTTTAAAATCCAAAGTGGGGTTTACTCTCACTGAATTATTATTAGTAACTTCTATATTGGGAGCTGTATCTCCTGCCGCATACATCGGAGTAAAAAACAAAGCATATGAAATCAGTTGCATGAACAACTTAAAACAAATCGGCACAACACTTCAAATGTTCGAATTGGAACAAGGGACATTACCCAATGCGAAATTTTTCCCGAAAAATCCCAACACCGACCCAGGAAGCATTAAAGTTGTTCTCCAAAATTACGGGATGCCAAATGAAATATTTATTTGCCCAACGGCACCCCAGCAATTAAAAGATTTGGGTTTAACTTATTTATGGAACGATGAAGTGAACGGGAAAAGTTTATTTTCAATCCAAAATCCTTCGCAAACATGGTTAATGGTAGATATGACTGCTGCCTATGAAAAAGCAACATCCCATAGGAACGGATACAATATACTTTATGCAAATTTTC
The sequence above is drawn from the bacterium genome and encodes:
- a CDS encoding type II secretion system protein, producing the protein MLRRILKSKVGFTLTELLLVTSILGAVSPAAYIGVKNKAYEISCMNNLKQIGTTLQMFELEQGTLPNAKFFPKNPNTDPGSIKVVLQNYGMPNEIFICPTAPQQLKDLGLTYLWNDEVNGKSLFSIQNPSQTWLMVDMTAAYEKATSHRNGYNILYANFQVNWSASPPFNPKTVEK